Within the uncultured Draconibacterium sp. genome, the region TCGAGCCTGTCGTAAATTCGGTAGGCAGACTTACAAAATTGAAATTTTGGCTCATAAACAAACAAACATCGTAGGCCAGTTTCGAAAGTGTTCCTGCAATATTTGCTATGGCAAACGAAACTATTTTTTCAACTTTTCCACGTCCCATTTGTGCATAAACCACGTTGTAGTTCATATTTTTAAAACCCAACAAATCGGTTGTCATTTGGCGATTTAACGGAAACGACGAGCCATAACCGGCTGCCGATCCCAGTGGATTCTGGTTGGTAATATTAAATGCCGATAAAAGCAATTCCAAATCGTCAGACAAACTTTCGGCATAAGCGCTAAACCACAGCCCAAACGACGATGGCATGGCCACCTGTAAGTGAGTGTAGCCCGGCATTAAAATGTCTTTTGTTTCTTCGGCGCGTTTTAGCAGAATATCAATAAGACCGGAAGTTGTTTCGGCGATTTCTTTAATGGCATCGCGCGTAAACAGTTTCAGGTCGAGCAAAACCTGGTCGTTGCGCGAACGTCCGCTGTGAATTTTTTTACCAAGATCTCCCAGTTTTTCGGTAAGCATAAATTCAACCTGCGAGTGTACATCTTCAACGCCTTCTTCAATGGTAAACTCACCTTTTTCAGCAACGGCATAAAGATTTTTCAGCTCGGCTAATAGTGTCGGAAGTTCATCCTTTTCGATAAGCCCAACCGATTCGAGCATGGTTACGTGTGCCATCGAGCCCAAAATATCGTGTGTGGCTAAAAACAGATCCAATTCGCGGTCTTTACCAACAGTAAATTCTTCAATTGCTTTGTTAACAGGTGTACCTTTATCCCAGAGTTTCATTTTAAAGATCGTTAGAAGACGGCAGGCAGAAGACGGAAAGAAAACCGGAATGCAACCTTGGCGCCTCTATTATTAATAATTGCAAAGATAAAATTTCAAATGAAAGCTTCTTCCAATTTGCCGGGGCTAAACCCGATTAATAACATGCAATGAATAGATATTGTGCCCGGCCGATTACTTTCGGGTTAGATAAGCTAATTTGTTAAAGATATTTCTTGTTTAATATTATTAGATTTGCACTCTGTTATTGGTAGCTCTGATGACACTGTTATTGGAATGTTGCCTGAAAATTTTAAACAATGAAGAAAGTATTATCGATTATATCGTACCTGATTATTGCCGTAGCTTTATATTCGGCAGCAAGTTTTTATTTTAACTACGATTTTTGCCATACAATGGTAGCCGAAGACGGTCCGCTTGAAAACCTGACAGCTTTGGTTCTGCTGTTGATTTCGGTGTTGTTTGCCGTTCGTTTATTTAAGCAGCATAAAGACCGGAATAAGCTATGGGTTGCTTTGAGCCTGATAATTATTGTAGGTACGTTTTTTGGCTTTGGGGAGGAGATTTCCTGGGGGCAACGAATATTCTCTATTCAAACAGGAGGGTTTTTTGCCCAGCATAATTTTCAGGGCGAAACCAACCTGCATAACCTGGAAGTGGGGGGAGTAAATCTGAATAAACTTATTTTCTCAACCGGGCTGGTAGTGGTGTTCGGAACTTATTTTGTTCTAACACTTCTGTTATATAAAAAGTGGCCTTTTTTCACACGTGCAATTGATCTGTGGGGAATTCCTGTTCCTAAAATCAGATACTCTTTATTAATATTGGTGTGTACAGGAATAGTTTTGCTTATTCCTGAAAGACGCATTTGGGAGCTTTGGGAAGCTATTTTTGTTACCGTTTTATTGTTGGTATTTCTCGATCCTTACAACCGGAAAGAGGAACTTCTTCCATAAAAGCACTATTTCTTTTGATTGTAAATACCTCCTTCTGCAAGCTAAATTAGCTGGATAAACTAATGTCTTTAATCTTTTTAGCCGGATTAATAAGGATGAGGAAAAGAATTCCGGTTAATGCCAGTTCGTGTAGTTCACTCTCTTTAACCATATTAATGGCAAGCGGAATGAAAGAGTTGACGGCCAACAGCACAATAATGTGGTGCAGGCGTGGAATCGGGACCCCATAACCGGTTACCAGTTTGCGAATGGATTTTACCTTATATGTAAGTAGCGGAAGTAATATAAAGTAGCAAATTAGCGCAATGAACATGAGGTTTGAAAAAATGAGGATATTTAGGTCTACTCCGCCCACTTCCAGGTTATGCAGGTTGGTTTCGCCCTGGTAGTTATTTTGCATAAAATATTCGCCCGACTGTACCGAGAAGATACGTTGTCCCCAAGATATCTCCTCGCCCATTCCGAAAAAGAAAACAAAAGAGGCAAGTGCGTTAAAGAATATTCGTTTTCCGTTTTTTTCTTTTTTAGCTTTTACTGCTTTTATGGCAAAAAGTATCGAGCCTAATAGTAAAAACAGTGCCGTAAGGTATTCTACCCAGCCATCTTCACGAATTACTTTGTTGAAAGTTTCCTGTCCAAAATTACTTTGCTGTTTTCCATAAGCTACAAAACCTATAATCAAGGTATAAACAGCAATGTCAAGAATTGTAATCCACGAAATATTTTTCTTCATTTGTACTCAAATTAAAAATGTGGGCGTAAAATTAGTATTTTTTGCTTTCGCGCCTGCCTAAATTCATTACTAATGAATGATCGTCGTTTCTACTTTGCAATTCTAATTCCCCTTCTTTTAATTATTGTCTCAGCTATACCTATTCCGTTAATTGTTAATGCTGCAAAATATGCAGAGGTTGGTCGTGAGATGCTGATGAATCAGGACTGGATTAACCTGACGATTGGCGGCGATGCCTACGATCAGAAACCACCGATGTTGTTTTGGATTGCAGCGGTTACTTTCAAGCTGTTTGGTTTGTCGGTACCGGCCTACAAACTGGCGGTGCTTTTGTTTTCATGCCTTGGGGTGTATTCGACATATCGACTGGGTAAACTTTTTTACGGAAAAGAGACCGGTTTGCTGGCTGCTTTCTTTTGGGTAATGTCTCTAGGATTTCAGCATTTTAACAACGATATACATACCGATACTTTACTGGCCGACTTTGTGGTTTTCTCGGTGTGGCAGTTTTCGGCCTATTTAAAAACGCATAAGTGGCTGAACTTTCTGCTGGGCGCAGTTGGTGTTGGTTTGTCTATGCTGGCAAAAGGCCCGGTGGGAGTTGTAATTCCCGCTGCGGCAATTGGAGGAACGATGTTCGTTCATAAGCAATGGAAAGAGATATTTAATTACCGTTGGTTAATAGCCCTGATAATAGTAGGTATTATGATCTTGCCTGCAATGACCGGATTGCTAAACCAGTTTGGATTAAAGGGAATCAAGTTCTACTTCTGGACTAATAATGTTGGGCGTGTTACCGGCTCATACCACGGTAGTGGTACAGATTATTCCTTTTACCTGCATACATCGTTATATGTGTTGTTGCCGTGGACTATATTTATGGTATATGGTTTTATTAAAGAAATAGGAGGCCTGATCGGCTTGCGAAAAAATAAAGCCCAGGAATTTGAGGTCGTGAACATTTTTGCAGTTGTGGTTTATTTGGGTATCCTATCGATAGCCAAACAGCAAAATCCGCATTACATGCTTTCGGCGGTTCCTTTTATGTATATAATAAGTGCAAAATGGACCGTGCGTTTGTTCTCTCCCGAGACTAAATCGAAAACCAGAAATGTAATTGCAATAATAAATAAAGTTATTGCGCTTGTTGGTCCTATTGCTCTTCTGGTGTTTCCAATAGTGGTGTTCCCTGAAAAACGCATTTGGTTCTGGTCCATTTACGGGCTTCTGTTTGCAGGAATCGTGGTAATGGGAATTAATAAGAATGATTTGCCGAAACAGATCGTGATGCTAACATTTACCATTACAATAATGCTGTTTACTGTTAATGTAAACATGTTGCCTAATATGATGAAGTTTCACACTTCGAAAGAAGCGGCTGAAATTTTTAATGAAAAGGCTCCCGAAGGGGCAACATTAAGTATGTATACATCCAGTGCACGGCTTTGGAATTTGTTATTGTATTCAAAATCTCCCGGAACCTACCTTATCGAAAAAGAAGACCTGGAAGCATTTACGCCTAAACCGGGGGCGTGGATATACACTTCGGAAGAGGGATATAGCGATATGCTTGAAATGGGATTGGATATAAATGTAGTAAAGAAATTTACCGAACATAAACAATTAACAGCTCAATCAGCTCGGTTTTTAAATCCAAAGACCAGGGCCAGCAGATTTCTTAATATGTATCTTGTTGAGTTGAAATAATCGTATTATATACTATTACCCAAACTTTGCCGAAAATTAAACCGAACGCTCGGTTTTTAATTTTTCTACACGTCTACTGAAAAAAATCGTCTGTATTTATTCCGGGCCGTCATTTTATTCGTTAAGATGTTCTGAAATCACTTTTGCCGCAAATAATGATTTCGAAATGTTGCTTTTTGTTTGCCCGTGTATAAAAAATGGGGGCTGCCATACGAAAAGTGATGATTGTCTGCATTTTCCGTTAGACGGCACTTCTCGCCGTTCTGTTAATTCTCGTTGTTTTAATAACAATAAGTTTCTTGTTTTTTAGTGTTTTGTGGGTCGAATACAGCATTTTGGTATAAAAACGGCAATAAAACATACGAATCGCTATCAAAAAGGTAAAATATAGCGCCATATATTAATAATTTGTTAAGCGAATTAACATACTGGCATAAAATGGGGGTATGAATGAAAAAAAGTGTATTTATTTGAATCAATAAATAAAAAACAGGGGGTAGAGGAAGGAAAAAGTAGTTAATATGGAAATTACCTCGTTTTTTACAGGGCAGTACTAGATTTAAAATTAAAAATAGCAGTTTAACTTTTAAAATTTACGATTATGAAAAAGACACTACTGATTACAGCAAGTTTTTTACTACTTTTTGTTGTATCAATTTCGAATGTTAAAGCTCAGGAATGGAGCACAGGTTTAGACATTTACTCAAGTTATATTTGGCGTGGTGCCAAATTTGGATCCGGGCCTGCTTTTCAGCCTTACGTTGAATTTTCTGCTGGTGATTTTGCCATTGGTGCATGGGGGTCTGTTAATTCATCTTCTGATGAGAGCATGGAGATGGATTTGTACGCAGGTTATTCAATTGCATTGAGTGAATCTTCATCTTTGGACCTGACCTTAACTGATTATTATTTTGGTGGTGATTGGACCGAGTATGCATCAATGCATTATTTGGAGCCAAGCGTTAGCCTGAGTCTAGGTGATTTCTCTTTAACTGCGGCATATATGTTCCTGCCTGAAATGGAAATGGAAGATGGAAGCACTACTGATTTCGGAGAAGAAGCTGACCTTTACCTTGAAGCCGGATATTCTTTCGGATCTGTTGATCTTGGATTTGGAATGGGGGATGGACAGTACACCGACGATGGAGATTTTAATGTATGCAATATAAACATTGGTACCTCAAAAGAAATTGCAATAACAGAAACATTTACACTTCCTGTTTCAGGGTCTGTTATTCTTAATCCGTCAACCGGAGGTTTCTTTATTACAGTTGGTATTTCGCTGTAACAGAGAAGATATTTTGATATGAAACGAGTCTGCAACTCGGGCTCGTTACATCTTATACTTTAAAAAACAAATAACATTAAATAAGATGAAAAAGATTGAAGCAGTAATACGCAAATCAAAATTTGATGAGGTAAAAGACGCACTGTATGAAGCAGGCATCGAATTCTTCTCTTTCTGGGATGTAAGGGGAGTAGGTCAGGCTCGCGAAGGTCGTGCTTACCGTGGTATTGTTTACGATACCAGTACAATCGAGAGAATAAAATTATCCATTATCGTTCGCGATAAAAATATTGATAAAACAGTTCAGGCCATTTTAGGATCAGCCAGAACAGGCGAGATCGGCGACGGTAAAGTATTCGTTCTTCCAATCGAAGAATCATACCGAATAAGAACCGGAGAGCATGGCGATGAGTCACTTTTTATTAAAGGTAAAGAAGAGTAGTAACTGAAAAAGATTAGA harbors:
- the argH gene encoding argininosuccinate lyase, which gives rise to MKLWDKGTPVNKAIEEFTVGKDRELDLFLATHDILGSMAHVTMLESVGLIEKDELPTLLAELKNLYAVAEKGEFTIEEGVEDVHSQVEFMLTEKLGDLGKKIHSGRSRNDQVLLDLKLFTRDAIKEIAETTSGLIDILLKRAEETKDILMPGYTHLQVAMPSSFGLWFSAYAESLSDDLELLLSAFNITNQNPLGSAAGYGSSFPLNRQMTTDLLGFKNMNYNVVYAQMGRGKVEKIVSFAIANIAGTLSKLAYDVCLFMSQNFNFVSLPTEFTTGSSIMPHKKNPDVFELTRARCNKLQGVPAQIGLIINNLPSGYFRDLQMVKEVFLPSFKEMNDCLNIVSLAIDKMSVNKEILNDSKYDYLFSVEEVNKLVLQGIPFREAYKQVGAQIEDGNFTPEKSVNHSHEGSIGNLCLDSISYKKEEIIKKFLFNKIEEAKKNLLQ
- a CDS encoding glycosyltransferase family 39 protein produces the protein MNDRRFYFAILIPLLLIIVSAIPIPLIVNAAKYAEVGREMLMNQDWINLTIGGDAYDQKPPMLFWIAAVTFKLFGLSVPAYKLAVLLFSCLGVYSTYRLGKLFYGKETGLLAAFFWVMSLGFQHFNNDIHTDTLLADFVVFSVWQFSAYLKTHKWLNFLLGAVGVGLSMLAKGPVGVVIPAAAIGGTMFVHKQWKEIFNYRWLIALIIVGIMILPAMTGLLNQFGLKGIKFYFWTNNVGRVTGSYHGSGTDYSFYLHTSLYVLLPWTIFMVYGFIKEIGGLIGLRKNKAQEFEVVNIFAVVVYLGILSIAKQQNPHYMLSAVPFMYIISAKWTVRLFSPETKSKTRNVIAIINKVIALVGPIALLVFPIVVFPEKRIWFWSIYGLLFAGIVVMGINKNDLPKQIVMLTFTITIMLFTVNVNMLPNMMKFHTSKEAAEIFNEKAPEGATLSMYTSSARLWNLLLYSKSPGTYLIEKEDLEAFTPKPGAWIYTSEEGYSDMLEMGLDINVVKKFTEHKQLTAQSARFLNPKTRASRFLNMYLVELK
- a CDS encoding TorF family putative porin, with amino-acid sequence MKKTLLITASFLLLFVVSISNVKAQEWSTGLDIYSSYIWRGAKFGSGPAFQPYVEFSAGDFAIGAWGSVNSSSDESMEMDLYAGYSIALSESSSLDLTLTDYYFGGDWTEYASMHYLEPSVSLSLGDFSLTAAYMFLPEMEMEDGSTTDFGEEADLYLEAGYSFGSVDLGFGMGDGQYTDDGDFNVCNINIGTSKEIAITETFTLPVSGSVILNPSTGGFFITVGISL
- a CDS encoding P-II family nitrogen regulator; its protein translation is MKKIEAVIRKSKFDEVKDALYEAGIEFFSFWDVRGVGQAREGRAYRGIVYDTSTIERIKLSIIVRDKNIDKTVQAILGSARTGEIGDGKVFVLPIEESYRIRTGEHGDESLFIKGKEE